The Triticum dicoccoides isolate Atlit2015 ecotype Zavitan chromosome 6A, WEW_v2.0, whole genome shotgun sequence genome has a window encoding:
- the LOC119314662 gene encoding F-box protein At1g80960-like: MDSLTPPAPPQPQNTEDDCFPPKNVLCRHDEEPHLQNYDWISTMPDDILIEILSLMTISEAAMTGFLSTRWRHVWKKIDHLILDSYTFGMQELEKSRYHENTLLWNDVATKFVHKVNGLLHSRYGNKIKELIIRFPLTSAHASNLDHWIESAIVASTEKLFLDLDNKCCKEGCTICVKGTKAASEPYDFLLGPIFNGRADSLDELTLFNCSIGTMPANMSGFSYLKSLLLARVSIVDETVSSIMSNCCALEIMVLQYCHQLVHLTASHARLQILVVQFCKSLVSICIRADNLESFAYMGYKINIECERAQFLEMLHVYFVNKDDCPLDFISAFPKLPKLEFLVIQFPTCLQVYRVLQHASRFAGLTTIMLVLMKPWKEGISSVAYVLKSAPLIEYFGLHGCCKLHQNTQLNITWPEDLILARLYTIIIGGFSGEFELMELVYFLLRSTPALDVFEIDTRSMEPWLARSNEDKLQDEMRRRYAREMAYAHLVPKVPSTVKFHII; encoded by the exons ATGGACTCCCtcacgccgccggcgccgccgcaacCGCAGAACACCGAAG ATGATTGTTTCCCACCAAAGAATGTATTGTGTAGGCATGATGAAGAGCCACATCTCCAG AACTATGATTGGATCAGCACAATGCCAGATGATATTTTAATTGAAATTCTTTCCCTAATGACAATAAGTGAGGCAGCAATGACTGGTTTTCTTTCCACCAGATGGAGGCATGTCTGGAAAAAAATCGATCATCTCATCCTTGATTCCTATACTTTTGGGATGCAAGAGTTAGAGAAGTCACGTTACCATGAAAATACTCTTTTGTGGAATGATGTGGCTACAAAGTTTGTTCACAAAGTAAATGGGCTTTTGCACAGTCGTTATGGTAACAAAATCAAGGAATTAATTATTAGATTCCCATTAACCTCAGCCCATGCTTCTAATCTGGATCACTGGATTGAGTCTGCAATTGTAGCCTCTACAGAAAAGCTCTTCCTTGACCTGGATAACAAGTGTTGCAAGGAAGGTTGCACAATTTGTGTGAAAGGCACGAAGGCTGCTTCAGAGCCATATGACTTTCTCTTGGGGCCTATTTTTAATGGTAGAGCCGACTCGTTGGACGAATTGACTCTTTTCAATTGCAGTATAGGAACAATGCCTGCAAATATGAGTGGGTTCTCATATCTTAAATCCCTTCTACTCGCCCGTGTGTCAATTGTTGATGAAACCGTTTCAAGTATTATGTCCAACTGTTGTGCTCTTGAAATTATGGTCCTACAATATTGCCATCAATTGGTTCATTTGACGGCTTCTCATGCACGGTTGCAAATCTTGGTTGTTCAATTTTGCAAAAGCTTGGTCAGTATTTGTATTCGTGCTGACAACCTTGAGTCATTCGCATACATGGGCTACAAGATCAATATTGAGTGCGAACGTGCACAATTTCTTGAAATGCTCCATGTTTATTTTGTGAACAAGGACGACTGCCCTTTAGACTTCATAAGTGCATTTCCTAAGCTTCCCAAGCTAGAATTTTTGGTAATCCAGTTTCCTACATGCTTACAG GTATATCGTGTATTGCAGCATGCTTCAAGGTTTGCTGGTTTAACAACAATTATGTTAGTTCTCATGAAACCTTGGAAAGAAGGCATTTCCTCGGTGGCTTATGTTCTCAAATCAGCTCCTCTAATAGAATATTTTGGCCTACAT GGTTGTTGCAAGCTTCATCAAAATACTCAGTTGAACATCACATGGCCCGAGGATTTAATACTTGCACGGCTCTACACTATTATAATTGGTGGGTTTAGTGGGGAATTCGAACTGATGGAACTCGTGTACTTTCTCCTAAGGAGCACACCCGCGTTGGATGTATTCGAAATCGATACACGCTCCATGGAGCCATGGTTGGCCAGGTCCAACGAAGATAAGTTGCAAGATGAGATGAGACGTCGTTATGCAAGAGAGATGGCTTATGCACACTTGGTTCCCAAGGTCCCATCCACCGTGAAGTTCCATATTATATGA